The Lutra lutra chromosome 10, mLutLut1.2, whole genome shotgun sequence genome contains a region encoding:
- the LOC125078950 gene encoding olfactory receptor 8J2-like, which yields MASENITQVTEFILMGVSDHPDLQIPLFFVFLLIYGLTMAGNLGIITLTSVDSQLQTPMYFFLRHLAIINLGDSTVIAPKMLVNFLVSRKTISYYGCAAQLGGFLVFIVGEIFMLAAMAYDRYVAICKPLLYMVVVSPQMCILLVSLTYLYSLTTALTVSSCVFSMSYCSSNVIDHFYCDNVPLLALSCSDTYIPETVVFTSAGTNLFFSMIIVLTSYFNIVLAILRIRSSEGRRKAFSTCASHMMAVTVFYGTLFFMYLQPRSNHSLGTDKMASVFYTLVIPMLNPLIYSLRNKDVKDALKRLLKNPWEAFKLM from the coding sequence atggcCTCAGAAAATATCACCCAGGTGACCGAGTTCATTCTTATGGGAGTCTCAGATCACCCAGACCTCCAGATTCcactcttctttgttttcctgctgATCTATGGGCTGACCATGGCAGGGAACCTGGGCATCATCACCCTCACCAGTGTTGACTCTCAGCTCCAAacgcccatgtacttcttcctcaggCACTTGGCTATCATCAATCTTGGTGATTCTACTGTGATTGCACCAAAAATGCTGGTAAACTTCTTGGTTTCAAGGAAAACCATATCCTACTATGGATGTGCAGCCCAACTGGGTGGGTTCCTGGTTTTCATTGTCGGGGAGATTTTCATGCTGGCTGCAATGGCATATGATCGCTATGTGGCTATTTGCAAACCCCTGCTCTACATGGTGGTGGTCTCTCCACAGATGTGCATACTGCTGGTGTCCCTCACTTACCTCTACAGTCTGACCACAGCACTGACTGTCTCCTCCTGTGTGTTCTCCATGTCATACTGTTCTTCCAATGTAATCGACCATTTTTACTGTGATAATGTCCCTTTGTTGGCATTGTCATGTTCTGATACCTACATCCCAGAAACAGTAGTATTTACCTCTGCAGGAaccaatttgtttttctctatgaTTATTGTTCTAACATCATACTTCAACATTGTCCTTGCCATTTTGAGGATCCGTTCCTCAGAGGGCCGACGAAAAGCCTTTTCCACCTGTGCCTCTCACATGATGGCTGTCACTGTGTTCTATGGGACccttttcttcatgtatttgcAACCAAGGTCCAACCACTCATTAGGTACTGATAAAATGGCCTCTGTCTTCTACACCCTGGTGATACCAATGCTGAATCCCCTCATCTACAGCCTAAGGAACAAGGATGTAAAGGATGCTTTGAAGAGATTGCTAAAGAACCCGTGGGAGGCTTTCaaattaatgtaa